The DNA window GTTCAGCCAAACGTCCGACAACGAAGCGTGGCTGTACATCGTCCAGAAGATACGGCTACCCAAGGCCATCACGGCCGTTATCGTCGGCTGTGGCCTGTCGGTGAGTGGGTTACAGATGCAGGCGTTGTTTCGCAATCCGCTGGCTGGTCCGTCGGAGCTGGGGATTACGGCCGGGGCTGGGCTGGGTGTCGCGCTGGTCATGCTGGGCAGCGGGGGTAGTGCCAGTTTGTACGCGATCCGGCAACTGGGCATCGGCGATAGCTGGCTGCTGGTCGCGGTGGCGTCGGCGGGGTCGGCGCTGGTACTGGCGCTGGTGCTGGCAATTGCCGGTCGACTGCGCGACAATGTCGTTTTGCTCATCGTTGGGGTGATGGTCGGTACCGTGACGCTGGCGATCATCAGCATCTGGCAATATTTCAGTCAGCCCGAACAGTTGCAGGAATATTTACTCTGGACGTTTGGCTCGCTGGGCGGGGTCGTACAGACGCACCTATACGTGCTGGCGGGTGTAGTGGCGGGTGGCCTGCTACTGGCGTTCACACTGTCGAAGTCACTGAACGTGCTGCTGCTGGGCGACAACTACGCCCGGAGTATGGGCCTCAATGTACCGCGCAGCCGCCTGCTGATTCTGCTCAGTACCAGTGTGCTGACGGGCAGTATCACGGCTTTCTGCGGACCGATCGGGTTCGTCGGTATCGCCGTGCCCCACCTGACCCGGTCACTGCTCGACACCGCCGACCATCGTCTGCTGATACCAACGGCCTGTCTGGTCGGAACCATTCTGCTGCTCATCTGCGACAGTATTGCGCAGTTGCCCGGTACGCAGGCGATTCTACCTATCAACATCGTCACCTCGCTACTAGGCGGGCCGGTCGTGATCTGGATTATCATGCGTCGTAACACCATCCGCACGGCTTTCTGATGAACGAACCGCTGTTAACGACGCACGACCTGAGCATCGGCTACCCGACGCAGCAACGTACCGTGGCGCAGGGGCTGACGCTGTCACTAGCTGCCGGTCAACTGGTTTGCCTGTTGGGACCGAACGGGGCGGGAAAGTCGACGCTGATGCGGACGCTGGCGGGGCTACAGACACCGCTGGCCGGAACGGTGCAGCTGGCTGGTCAGCCGTTGACTGACATCAGTACGCTCGATCTGGCCCGGCGCATGAGTCTGGTGCTGGCCGAGCGGGTGGATATGGGTACGATGCGGGTAAGTGAGCTGGTGGCGCTGGGCCGGGCCCCGCATACCGGCCGCTTCGGCCGACTGACGGCCATCGATCAGGCGCGGATTGAGCAGGCATTGACCCTGACGAATACGCACCGGCTGGCCGACCGGCGGTTGCATCAACTGAGTGATGGTGAGCGGCAGACGGTGATGCTGGCCCGTGCGCTGGCGCAGGATACCGACCTGATTTTGCTGGATGAACCCACGGCCCACCTCGACCTGCCTAACCGCGTTGAGATGATGCGGCTGCTGCGACAACTGACCCGGCAAACCGGCAAAGCGATTCTGCTATCGACCCACGAACTGGACCTGGCCCTGCAAGCCGCCGATGCACTATGGCTGTTCGACGCACGGGGACATCTGGCCGTGGGGGCACCCGAAGATCTGGTGCTAACGGGTGCGTTCGATGCTGCCTTCGACAAAGCCGGGTTTTACTTCGACCGCTCGACCGGCACGTTTACGATGCAACCCGATGAGAACGGTCCGGCGGTCCGCCTGTCGGGCAATGAGTCACTGCTGTTCTGGACGCGCCGGGCGCTGCGTCGGGAGGGATTCGCGATACAGGACACCGCCGACCGGACTATCGAAGCTTTTTTCCAACAGGGGCAGGCGCGTTGGCAGTACACCTATGCGGGACAAACCCGCATGGCTACGTCAGTGAGTGAATTGCTGAGGATGTTGAATACGTCATAGTTGTCCCCGACAGCTTCTAGCTGTCGGAGCCGTCAGGCTAAGTGTAGTTGCTTGATTAGCCGCTAGCGCGGCTCGACAGCTGGAAGCTGCCGGATACAACATAATCATCAAATTACTATGAAGATATACACGAAAAAAGGCGACAAAGGCACGACGGGCCTGTTTGGCGGAAGCCGGGTCGACAAAGACGACGTGCGGGTAGAATGCATTGGTACGCTCGACGAAGCAAATTCCACCATCGGGCTACTGCGGGTCAGGCTGGGCAACGCCCATGAATGGCAACCGAATCTGCACAAGATTCAGAAAGATTTGATGGATATGATGTCGCACCTGGCTCGCCCATCGGACGCCAAGAAGGAAAACAAGAACCCGATGCCGGAAGACGGCGCTGACTTCTGTGAGCAGTGGATCGACGCGCTCGAAGCAGCCATGTCGTCGCCATCGGATTACTTTCTCCTGCCGGGTGGCAACGAGATTTCGGCCCTATGCCACGTTGCCCGGACGCAGATTCGGCGGGGCGAACGGCGGCTGGTGTCACTGCGCAAAACCGACGAGGTTCACCCGGCTATTCCGGCCTATGTCAACCGGCTGTCGGATCTGTTTTTCACGCTGGCCCGCGCTGAAATGGACAAAGCCGGGGTTGCAGAGGAGAAATGGCAGTTGTTCCTCTACAAACGCTTTAAGTCCGAAGCATGATCGTTTACATCTCCGGTGGGGTCCGCAGCGGCAAAAGCCGGTACGCGCAGGAACGGGCCCGGCAGCTCAGCGACGCACCCGTTTACGTCGCGACGGCCCGCATTTGGGACGCGGAGTTCGGGCAGCGGGTCGACCGACACCGCGCCGAGCGTGGTCCCGAGTGGACGACGTTCGAGCAGGAAGCTAAGCTGGCTACGTTACCGCTGGCCAACCGGGTCGCCGTGATCGACTGCGTGACGCTCTGGCTGACGAATCTGTTTATGGCCCATGACAGCGACGTTGCCCGGACACTGACGGCGTTCAACGCGGAGGTCGACGCGCTGGTGAAATTGCCCGGCACGTTCCTGATTATTTCCAATGAAATCGGGATGGGGCTACACGCCGACACCGAACTCGGCCGTGCTTTCACCGATCTCCAGGGCTGGGCCAATCAATACGTAGCCGCCACCGCCGACGAAGCCATTTTTATGGTCTCCGGCCTGCCACTTTTTTTGAAAAACGCGTAGTCAAAGCTTTATGTAGCCTGGACCGGTGCGCCGGCCACCGTGGCGTGGTGCGATCCACGTCCGGGTGCCCGTCAGGGCAACTACTCAGGGCGGCAGCTAACAGGCCGCTTTGCGTCCACCCGGACCTAGAGCCGCGCCGGCGGGCCGGTCCAGGCTACACAGCTCACAGCACACACTCACCAAAACCCACAATGGAACAGCAGATTCAACACATCATTGACACGAAAACAAAACCGCTGGGGGCGTTGGGACGGCTGGAAACACTGGCGAAACAGATAGCCCTGATTCAGCAAACGACGCAACCACGACTGGTTGAGCCGCATTTGGTGGTAGTAGCGGCTAGTCATGGCATTGCCAACGAGGGCGTCAGCGCCTATCCCAGCGAAGTGACGTATCAGATGGTGCTGAATTTTCTGGCGGGGGGCGCGGCCATCAACGTCTTCACGCGGCAGCATGGCATCACGCTAAAGCTGGTCGATGCGGGCGTCGATTACACCTTCGACCCGTACCCGCACCTGATCGACGCTAAAGTTGCACCGGGTACGCGGAGTTTTCTGCGGGAAGCCGCCATGACGCCGGAACAGTGTGTTACCTGTCTGGAGAACGGCCGCGCACTGGTCGCGCAGGTGCAGGCAACGGGCTGCAACGTCATCGGCTTTGGCGAAATGGGCATCGGCAATACGTCGTCGGCTGCTATGTTGATGAGCGTACTGCTGAACCTGCCACTTGCCGACTGTGTAGGTACCGGAACAGGCGTTGCCGACGAGCGGTATACACAGAAACTGGCGATTCTGGAGCAGGCAAAAGCGGTGCATTCAACCGTCGACGCGACTGACCCGATGGCCGTATTACAAACGTTCGGCGGCTTCGAGATTGCGACGATGTGCGGGGCATTTCTGGAAGCCGCTCGTCGCCGGATGGTCATGCTGGTCGATGGTTTTATCGCATCCGTCGCGTTTCTGTGTGCGTACAGGCTGGACCCCAGCATTCGGCTATTTGCGGTCTTTTGCCATCAGTCGGCGGAGAAAGGGCATGCTCGTTTGCTGGCTGAACTGGATGCCGAACCGCTGTTGCAATTGGGTATGCGGCTTGGGGAGGGGACGGGCTGCGCCGTGGCCTATCCGATTCTGCAAAGTGCCGTCGCCTTTCTGAATGAAATGGCCTCGTTCGAGAGCGCCGGTGTCAGTGGGGAAAACGCATGAAACACGAACTCCGGCTGTTTTTCGTCGCGCTCCAGTTCTACACCCGACTGCCCATTCCCGCGTGGGTGGGTTACAGTGAATCGGCCCTGAATCAGGCAACGCGTTATTTGCCCCTGATCGGCTGGCTGGTCGGGGCCGTAACGGGGTTGGTCTGGCTGGCGGGTACCTACCTGATCGACGCCGACACGGCCCTGCTGCTGGGGATGACGGCGTCGGTGCTGCTGACCGGGGCGTTTCACGAAGATGGCTTCGCCGACGTATGCGACGGCTTCGGTGGGGGCTGGACGAAAGAGCGTATCCTGACGATTATGAAAGATAGTCGGGTTGGTACGTACGGTGTTGTCGGGCTGGTGTTGATGTTGGGGCTGAAATTCAGCGTATTGAAGCATATAGGTGCTTCTTTACTTAGCCAGCCGGGCCTGTTGCTGATGTATTTGATGAGTGCTCACGCGCTGAGTCGATTCATGGCTGCCACGTTTATTCGAACCCACAGTTACGTCCGCGAAACCGATGATAGTAAGGCCAAACCCGTCGCGCAAACCATCGGGCTGGGTGTGTTGGTAGTGGCGGGTGTTTGGGCCGTTGTGCCTTTGCTGGCAATGGTCTGGTTGACCCAACAACCCCTGTTAGTACTACTCGTACCTGTTTTGTACGGCGTGAAGATGGTGCTGGCTCGCTATTTTACCCGCTGGATCGGTGGGTATACCGGCGACTGTCTGGGCGCAACGCAGCAGGTGTGCGAAGTAAGTTTCTACCTATTCTCAGCCATACTATGGAAGTTTACCTGATTCGCCACACCAAAACAGACATTACGCCGGGCCTGATCTACGGCCGCACTGATGTGCCGCTGGCGGGTAGCTTTGCTGCCGAAATGGCGGTAATTCGTCCAAAATTACCCGCCAACTTCGACGCTGTATACAGCAGCCCGTCGCGACGGTGCGTACAACTGGCTGAACAAATAGCGTCGGCCATCACGACTGACGAGCGTATATATGAATTGAATTTTGGCAAGTGGGAGGGGCAAACGTGGGACACCATCGACCGGCAGGCATCGGAGTTGTGGATGCAGGATTTTGTCAATAATGCCCCGCCGGACGGGGAAACGCTGGTGCAGATGCAAAGCCGGGTACAGGCGTTCTGGAATGAACTGAGACAACAGCCGCACGAGCGTGTGGCTGTCGTTACCCACGGGGGCGTCATCCGCCTGCTGCTGGCCACCGAGTGGCAACTTCCTCTTACGTCGTTGTTTGAGATCAGAGTTGAGTATGGAGACGTGTTTGTCATCGTGGTGTCGGGTCAGGAACCCGACACCACGATGACAAACACAGACTGAGATTTCTTTCCGTTGGGAATTACTCTACCCAGGTCACTTTCTCTTCGATAGGGGTCCGGACGGCGGGTTTGTCTTTCGGCTGGTGATAGCCCATAAAGAACAGACCTACGCATTTCTGGCTGGGTGTCAGGTTCAGGAACTGATTCAACGCACTGACGTTGCTGGGGCTGCTCCAGTACGCGCCAATGCCAAGGGCGGTCGTTGTCAGCCACATGTTTTGTACCGCACAGGATACCGCTGCGACTTCTTCCCACTCCGGCACTTTGTCGGGGTGTACGTCCATCACAATGGCGATGACACAGGCCGACTTCAGCACTTTGGTACGGGCACCTTCGAGCTTAGCCTCCGAAAACGATTCGGGCGTGGCGTTGGCGCGGTAGGTGTCGCCCATGTAGTCGGCGAGTTTTTGCAGACCCTCGCCCCGAAAGACGGTGAACCGCCAGGGTTGCGTAAGCCGGTGCGTGGGGGCGTAGTTGGCGTTTTCGAGAACGGTTTCCAGCAACTCGCGCGGAATGTCCTGACCGGTATATTCGGGCGGAAAAATGCTGCGTCGGGTGCGGATAATCTGATTGATCGTGTCGATTGACGGGGTCATGGACGATTGGTTTATTCGGTGAGTGAACGGCTGAATTTTAAGCCCGGTTCCACACAGCGTGCAGTACCTTGGCCAGCCGCAACGCCAACTTTACAACTGTAGAACTATAAAACGTTGCAACTCGATACTGTCTGCTGGATGAACGCCACCCGGTCGGCTACGGGGGCCAGCGGGAGCGGGACAATGGTAAAGCCCAGCGATAAATAAGTGTCGACCAGGGCATTGTGCAGCGAAGTAGCCTCGGCAAACGTCTGCCAGCGCTCGCTGTCGTTGACGTAAATTGCTTCCCAGGGCGGTGCCATAAACACCTGCTGCTGGTACGGATACTGCTGAACGGCCTCGTAAAAGGCCGAATCGACGGGTAAGCCCGCGACCCGCAGGTAGGCGACGATGTCGGGAATACCCCGGTCGAAAAACGTTGCTGAGCTGCCGGGCTGTGTCGACGTCTGGTGGTAGTCAAAGATCATACGATGCAGCGCCAGCCGGGCAAAGCAGGGTAAATCAACCCATGGCAAACAACGCCCCCCCTCTGCAACCTGCTCCTGAATCAGCACCCGCGACGCTTCGTCGACAGTATGGTAACCTGCCGTTTGCAGGGCATTGAGCAGTGTGGTTTTCCCCGCGCCGGGGCCACCAGAAATAACAAAATTAGGCATAGAGCAGCGCAAAGATACCCAGCAGCGCCATCACCATCAGCAGGCAGGTGCGGTGATTAATGGCAACCGCCCGGTCGATATCGTCGGGTTCGATGGGTCGATCGTGCTCGCCGATAAACGGTTTGTCGACTAGTATACCGTGATAGACGTTTGGCCCGCCGAAGCGGCAATCGAGCATGCCTGCCAGTGCGGCTTCGGGGTAACCGGCGTTGGGGCTTTTATGTCGACGACCGTACCGGAGGGCGAACTGCAATGCCCGGAGACTACCCCCCGACAGGCTCATCAGCAAGGCCGTTAGCCGGGCCGGAACGAGGTTGGCAAGATCATCGAGCCGGGCTGCGAATTTGCCAAACTGTTCGTAGCGGTCGCTGCGGTAGCCGATCATTGAGTCCAGTGTGTTAATCAGCTTGTAGGTCATCATGCCCGGTACGCCCGCCAGCCCGTAGAAAAACAGTGGCGCAATGACGCCATCGCTGAGGTTTTCCGACATGGTTTCCAGTGCCGCGATCCGAATCTGCTGGGCACTCAACCGCGACGTGTCCCGCCCGACAATGCGGGCTACCTGCCGCCGTCCGGCTTCCAGGCCGTCCTGTTTCAGCACCCGAAACACGGCCTTCCCTTCGGTAATCAGGTTGTTGTTGGCCAACCCGTACCAGACAAACAGGCTGTTGATGAGCACGTAAACGGCCGGATGAATGCGTAAAGCAAGCGCGTTTAGGCTGTAGAAAAACAGCCAGACGCCGACGCATAGGCCAATTGTTAGCGCAGCCCCTTTACCGAAACGGCCTGTTCCCCGGTTGAGTCGGCGCTCACCGGCGGCAATCAGATTACCAAATACCCGAACAGGATGCGGCCAGTTGTCGGGATCGCCAATGAGCAGATCAAGCACATAGCCCAGCAGCAGTGGAAGTCCCAATTGTATCAGTGCATCCATTCGGTCAGTGCGTCGATGAGCAGCGCATTTTTGTCGGGTGCGAGGGTGCAAAGTCGAAAATGGCCCGGTCGCAGCCCCCGAAAGTTACTGGCGTCGCGGATGAGCAGGCCGTGTTGGTTGAGCAAATACGCTTTCAAATCGGCCGCCGTCCCGGTGCGGGTTTCAGCCAGGAAGAAGTGGGTGGCCGTGTCGAGGGCTTGAATCGTTGGCAGTTGGTCCAGCGCATCGGTAAACGCCCGCCGGTCGGCCAGCAGTTGGCTTAGCGGCAGTTGAATGTGGTCGTAGTGATCGAAGATGAACTGCCCGGCGGCCATCGCCATCGCATTCACTGTCCACGGTTGTTTGCAGGCCGTCAGCCGGGTGATCAGCAACGGCGACCCAATGACGTAGCCCAGCCGTAGCCCCGGAATGGCGTAGGCCTTCGTCAGTGACCGCATAACCAATAGATTGTCGTACTGAGCGAGCAGGGGCAGGGCCGTTTCCAGTTTGTCGGTAAACTCAATGAACGCTTCGTCGACCACAAACAGCGTTTGCGGATTTCTGTCCATCCAGGCAGCTAATGCGTGAAAAATGGCTCCTGTCGGGTTGTTTGGATTACAGATAAATACCAACTCAGCCGAGAGCGAAGGTGTATCCGTGAGCGTGTTCCAGTCGAGAAAGTCGAGCTGATGGCCGTGCATCCGGCAGGCGTCTTCGTACTCCGCAAAGGCGGGCGTAACGATTGTCGTGTGGCTACCGGCGAATGCCTGCGCGATCAAATAAATCGTCTCGGTCGTGCCGCTGTTGACCAGCACCTGATCGGCGGCAAGCCGGTGGTGACCAGCGATCTGTTCGGCCAGTTGCCCCGCCAGTGCGTCGGGGTAGCGGTTAATCCGGTCCCACTGACTGAATAGGTAATCTTTCAGACCTGCCGGTTCGCCACCATACCAAACGTTGGTGCTGAAATCGGCGCGAATCGGGGTCGCGTAGCGATAGCGGTCATCGCCATGTCCGTGTAGCATAAATCAGGCTTCGACCAACTGAATCTGAGGAACGTACCGCCGAAACTGTTCGTCGGCAGAGATAATAGTCAGCCCCTCCGCTATAGCCGATGCCATGAGCAGCCGGTCGAACGGGTCGCGGTGATTGGCCAATAGGGGTATTGAATTGTAGACCGCGATGTGGGCAGTTTTTAGGGGCAGGAGTAGAAAGCCATCCTGTTCCAATTGATTGGCGAGTGTGATTGTGTCCCAGCGAAGGTCCGGCAACTTGCCGATTGTTTGTTTGATCGCTATTTCGAACAGTGAGAGTTGGGCAACCCAAATACTGTTACGCCCATCGATTAGCATCTCTCTTATTGCGGGCTTGAGTTCCGAACCGTTCAACTCAAACCAGATGAGAATTTGCGTATCGATGAGGTAGTCCATCACATGTAGTCGTTTAAGTCGTCCAATGGGGCGTTGAAATCAACCGGGATGCTACCGCCAAGGTGGCTAAGTCCGCCCGGTTTGCGCTGTGTGGTGGCTGGATTTTCGTCTTCCAGTATCAACACAACAACCTTTGTCTTTTTTGACGTCGGGAAGGTTTCGTTCAGCGTCAGTTGCCCGTTTTCGTATGTACCCTCGATAGCCTTGACCATAGCGTAGCACGTTTTCAGTATCAGCAAGCAAAG is part of the Spirosoma rhododendri genome and encodes:
- a CDS encoding FecCD family ABC transporter permease, producing the protein MNTADTHPSGPPSAWSWRRLVVPVLAGLALLCFLLDIALGSVAIPIKEVARIVFSQTSDNEAWLYIVQKIRLPKAITAVIVGCGLSVSGLQMQALFRNPLAGPSELGITAGAGLGVALVMLGSGGSASLYAIRQLGIGDSWLLVAVASAGSALVLALVLAIAGRLRDNVVLLIVGVMVGTVTLAIISIWQYFSQPEQLQEYLLWTFGSLGGVVQTHLYVLAGVVAGGLLLAFTLSKSLNVLLLGDNYARSMGLNVPRSRLLILLSTSVLTGSITAFCGPIGFVGIAVPHLTRSLLDTADHRLLIPTACLVGTILLLICDSIAQLPGTQAILPINIVTSLLGGPVVIWIIMRRNTIRTAF
- a CDS encoding ABC transporter ATP-binding protein, with the protein product MNEPLLTTHDLSIGYPTQQRTVAQGLTLSLAAGQLVCLLGPNGAGKSTLMRTLAGLQTPLAGTVQLAGQPLTDISTLDLARRMSLVLAERVDMGTMRVSELVALGRAPHTGRFGRLTAIDQARIEQALTLTNTHRLADRRLHQLSDGERQTVMLARALAQDTDLILLDEPTAHLDLPNRVEMMRLLRQLTRQTGKAILLSTHELDLALQAADALWLFDARGHLAVGAPEDLVLTGAFDAAFDKAGFYFDRSTGTFTMQPDENGPAVRLSGNESLLFWTRRALRREGFAIQDTADRTIEAFFQQGQARWQYTYAGQTRMATSVSELLRMLNTS
- a CDS encoding cob(I)yrinic acid a,c-diamide adenosyltransferase, translating into MKIYTKKGDKGTTGLFGGSRVDKDDVRVECIGTLDEANSTIGLLRVRLGNAHEWQPNLHKIQKDLMDMMSHLARPSDAKKENKNPMPEDGADFCEQWIDALEAAMSSPSDYFLLPGGNEISALCHVARTQIRRGERRLVSLRKTDEVHPAIPAYVNRLSDLFFTLARAEMDKAGVAEEKWQLFLYKRFKSEA
- a CDS encoding bifunctional adenosylcobinamide kinase/adenosylcobinamide-phosphate guanylyltransferase gives rise to the protein MIVYISGGVRSGKSRYAQERARQLSDAPVYVATARIWDAEFGQRVDRHRAERGPEWTTFEQEAKLATLPLANRVAVIDCVTLWLTNLFMAHDSDVARTLTAFNAEVDALVKLPGTFLIISNEIGMGLHADTELGRAFTDLQGWANQYVAATADEAIFMVSGLPLFLKNA
- the cobT gene encoding nicotinate-nucleotide--dimethylbenzimidazole phosphoribosyltransferase, with translation MEQQIQHIIDTKTKPLGALGRLETLAKQIALIQQTTQPRLVEPHLVVVAASHGIANEGVSAYPSEVTYQMVLNFLAGGAAINVFTRQHGITLKLVDAGVDYTFDPYPHLIDAKVAPGTRSFLREAAMTPEQCVTCLENGRALVAQVQATGCNVIGFGEMGIGNTSSAAMLMSVLLNLPLADCVGTGTGVADERYTQKLAILEQAKAVHSTVDATDPMAVLQTFGGFEIATMCGAFLEAARRRMVMLVDGFIASVAFLCAYRLDPSIRLFAVFCHQSAEKGHARLLAELDAEPLLQLGMRLGEGTGCAVAYPILQSAVAFLNEMASFESAGVSGENA
- a CDS encoding adenosylcobinamide-GDP ribazoletransferase produces the protein MKHELRLFFVALQFYTRLPIPAWVGYSESALNQATRYLPLIGWLVGAVTGLVWLAGTYLIDADTALLLGMTASVLLTGAFHEDGFADVCDGFGGGWTKERILTIMKDSRVGTYGVVGLVLMLGLKFSVLKHIGASLLSQPGLLLMYLMSAHALSRFMAATFIRTHSYVRETDDSKAKPVAQTIGLGVLVVAGVWAVVPLLAMVWLTQQPLLVLLVPVLYGVKMVLARYFTRWIGGYTGDCLGATQQVCEVSFYLFSAILWKFT
- the cobC gene encoding alpha-ribazole phosphatase: MEVYLIRHTKTDITPGLIYGRTDVPLAGSFAAEMAVIRPKLPANFDAVYSSPSRRCVQLAEQIASAITTDERIYELNFGKWEGQTWDTIDRQASELWMQDFVNNAPPDGETLVQMQSRVQAFWNELRQQPHERVAVVTHGGVIRLLLATEWQLPLTSLFEIRVEYGDVFVIVVSGQEPDTTMTNTD
- a CDS encoding nitroreductase family protein, which translates into the protein MTPSIDTINQIIRTRRSIFPPEYTGQDIPRELLETVLENANYAPTHRLTQPWRFTVFRGEGLQKLADYMGDTYRANATPESFSEAKLEGARTKVLKSACVIAIVMDVHPDKVPEWEEVAAVSCAVQNMWLTTTALGIGAYWSSPSNVSALNQFLNLTPSQKCVGLFFMGYHQPKDKPAVRTPIEEKVTWVE
- a CDS encoding AAA family ATPase, which translates into the protein MPNFVISGGPGAGKTTLLNALQTAGYHTVDEASRVLIQEQVAEGGRCLPWVDLPCFARLALHRMIFDYHQTSTQPGSSATFFDRGIPDIVAYLRVAGLPVDSAFYEAVQQYPYQQQVFMAPPWEAIYVNDSERWQTFAEATSLHNALVDTYLSLGFTIVPLPLAPVADRVAFIQQTVSSCNVL
- the cbiB gene encoding adenosylcobinamide-phosphate synthase CbiB produces the protein MDALIQLGLPLLLGYVLDLLIGDPDNWPHPVRVFGNLIAAGERRLNRGTGRFGKGAALTIGLCVGVWLFFYSLNALALRIHPAVYVLINSLFVWYGLANNNLITEGKAVFRVLKQDGLEAGRRQVARIVGRDTSRLSAQQIRIAALETMSENLSDGVIAPLFFYGLAGVPGMMTYKLINTLDSMIGYRSDRYEQFGKFAARLDDLANLVPARLTALLMSLSGGSLRALQFALRYGRRHKSPNAGYPEAALAGMLDCRFGGPNVYHGILVDKPFIGEHDRPIEPDDIDRAVAINHRTCLLMVMALLGIFALLYA
- a CDS encoding pyridoxal phosphate-dependent aminotransferase, with amino-acid sequence MLHGHGDDRYRYATPIRADFSTNVWYGGEPAGLKDYLFSQWDRINRYPDALAGQLAEQIAGHHRLAADQVLVNSGTTETIYLIAQAFAGSHTTIVTPAFAEYEDACRMHGHQLDFLDWNTLTDTPSLSAELVFICNPNNPTGAIFHALAAWMDRNPQTLFVVDEAFIEFTDKLETALPLLAQYDNLLVMRSLTKAYAIPGLRLGYVIGSPLLITRLTACKQPWTVNAMAMAAGQFIFDHYDHIQLPLSQLLADRRAFTDALDQLPTIQALDTATHFFLAETRTGTAADLKAYLLNQHGLLIRDASNFRGLRPGHFRLCTLAPDKNALLIDALTEWMH
- a CDS encoding type II toxin-antitoxin system VapC family toxin; the protein is MDYLIDTQILIWFELNGSELKPAIREMLIDGRNSIWVAQLSLFEIAIKQTIGKLPDLRWDTITLANQLEQDGFLLLPLKTAHIAVYNSIPLLANHRDPFDRLLMASAIAEGLTIISADEQFRRYVPQIQLVEA